The following proteins are co-located in the Solanum pennellii chromosome 1, SPENNV200 genome:
- the LOC107010678 gene encoding uncharacterized protein LOC107010678 isoform X1, producing MAYPSDHRSSSRGTVRLVLVLVGLFLVIYMVRPPTLRHSKALSSCPPCFCDCEEDPMFSAIDILNSSLADCGKNDPQLNEEMKKDIATLLAEEISLQKNVTDDVLNRTKALIMSAKRASSHYQKESEKCNIGIDTCEVGREKAEAALIEERKLSALWETRAIEFGWKD from the exons ATGGCTTATCCATCAGACCATAGGTCCTCTAGTCGTGGGACTGTGAGATTAGTTTTGGTTCTGGTGGGTTTGTTTTTGGTTATTTACATGGTGAGACCACCAACATTGCGGCACTCTAAGGCTTTGTCTTCATGTCCTCCATGTTTCTGTGACTGTGAGGAGGATCCCATGTTCTCGGCTATCG ACATCTTAAACAGCTCATTGGCAG ATTGTGGTAAAAATGATCCTCAGTTGAATGAAGAGATGAAAAAGGACATTGCTACTTTACTAGCAGAGGAGATTAGCTTGCAGAAAAATGTTACTGATGACGTCTTGAATCGTACCAAAGCTCTAATTATGAGTGCGAAAAGAGCATCTTCACACTACCAAAAAGAATCAGAGAAGTGCAACATAGGGATAGATACATGTGAGGTAGGGAGGGAAAAGGCTGAAGCTGCATTGATAGAAGAGCGCAAGCTCTCTGCACTGTGGGAGACTCGAGCCATTGAGTTTGGCTGGAAGGACTAG
- the LOC107008034 gene encoding glutathione synthetase, chloroplastic, which yields MGSGCSSPSISLTTIATSPFQSQESLSNSLNFYSPTRFLEPHLLKSSKIFIPKFPLKCAKVPKMQTQLEDSAKPIVDPHDIDSKLVQKLANDALVWCSLRGLLVGDRNSERSGTVPGVDMVHAPVALIPMSFPESHWKQACEVAPIFNELVDRVSQDGEFLQQSLSRTRKADPFTSRLLEIHSKMLEINKIEEIRLGLHRSDYMLDEQTKLLLQIELNTISSSFPGLSCLVTELHRSLLQQYREDIASDPNRIPANNAVNQFAEALAKAWNEYGDPRAVIIFVVQAEERNMYDQHWLSASLRERHQVTTIRKTLAEIDALGELQQDGTLVVDGQAVAVIYFRAGYAPSDYHSESEWKARLLMEQSRAVKCPSISYHLAGSKKIQQELAKPNVLERFLENKDDIAKLRKCFAGLWSLDESDIVKDAIERPELYVMKPQREGGGNNIYGEDVREALLKLQKEGIGSDAAYILMQRIFPKISHSILMREGISHKEETISELGIYGTYLRNKTEVLINQQAGYLMRTKVSSSDEGGVAAGFAVLDSIYLV from the exons ATGGGCAGCGGCTGTTCTTCTCCATCAATCTCACTAACTACCATCGCTACCTCTCCTTTTCAATCCCAAGAATCACTATCAAACTCTTTAAATTTCTACTCACCTACTAGATTCTTGGAACCCCATCTCCTTAAATCTTCCAAGATTTTCATACCCAAATTCCCATTGAAGTGTGCTAAAGTGCCCAAAATGCAGACCCAACTGGAAGATTCTGCGAAACCCATTGTCGATCCTCATGATATCGACTCAAAATTGGTGCAGAAGCTTGCTAATGATGCCCTTGTCTGGTGCTCTCTTCGTGGACTTCTTGTTGGTGACAGAAATTCGGAG agGTCAGGAACTGTTCCTGGTGTTGATATGGTTCATGCTCCAGTTGCTCTCATACCAATGTCATTTCCTGAAAGTCATTGGAAGCAAGCTTGTGAAGTTGCTCCTATTTTCAATGAACTCGTGGATCGCGTGAGTCAGGATGGAGAATTTCTGCAGCAATCACTGTCTAG GACGAGAAAAGCTGATCCTTTTACCTCCAGACTACTAGAAATCCACTCCAAGATGTTAGAAATCAACAAGATAGAG GAAATACGCTTGGGGTTGCATCGCTCAGATTATATGCTGGATGAGCAAACGAAATTACTTTTGCAAATAGAGCTTAACACAATCTCATCATCATTTCCGGGGCTAAGTTGTCTGGTCACCGAACTTCACAG GAGCTTGCTTCAACAATACAGAGAAGACATTGCATCAGATCCTAACAGAATTCCCGCAAACAATGCTGTAAATCAATTTGCTGAAGCATTGGCTAAAGCTTGGAATGAATATGGTGATCCAAG GGCTGTGATTATTTTTGTGGTTCAAGCTGAAGAGCGCAATATGTATGACCAGCATTGGCTTTCTGCATCATTGAGAGAAAG ACATCAAGTTACAACTATCAGAAAGACGCTGGCTGAAATTGATGCACTTGGCGAGCTTCAACAAGATGGTACCCTTGTTGT AGATGGTCAAGCTGTGGCAGTCATTTATTTTAGAGCTGGCTATGCACCAAGTGACTATCACTCGGAATCT GAGTGGAAAGCTAGGCTGCTGATGGAGCAATCACGTGCAGTCAAGTGCCCTTCAATTTCTTATCATTTAGCTGGCAGCAAGAAGATCCAGCAAGAGCTTGCAAAGCCCAATGTACTTGAAAG GTTTCTGGAAAACAAAGATGACATTGCCAAACTACGGAAATGCTTTGCAGGGTTGTGGAGCTTGGATGAATCCGACATTGTCAAGGATGCAATTGAGAGGCCTGAATTGTATGTTATGAAACCACAACGAGAAGGAGGAG GAAACAATATCTATGGGGAGGATGTCAGAGAAGCTCTTTTGAAACTGCAAAAGGAAGGCATTGGAAGTGATGCAGCCTACATACTAATGCAGAGGATTTTTCCGAAGATCTCTCACTCGATACTAATGCGAGAAGGCATCTCTCATAAAGAAGAAACCATATCAGAACTTGGGATATATGGTACCTATTTAAG GAACAAAACAGAAGTTCTAATCAACCAGCAGGCTGGTTACTTGATGCGAACAAAGGTCTCTTCATCAGATGAGGGGGGAGTTGCAGCAGGGTTTGCAGTTTTGGACAGTATTTACTTGGTTTGA
- the LOC107010678 gene encoding uncharacterized protein LOC107010678 isoform X2: MAYPSDHRSSSRGTVRLVLVLVGLFLVIYMVRPPTLRHSKALSSCPPCFCDCEEDPMFSAIDCGKNDPQLNEEMKKDIATLLAEEISLQKNVTDDVLNRTKALIMSAKRASSHYQKESEKCNIGIDTCEVGREKAEAALIEERKLSALWETRAIEFGWKD; this comes from the exons ATGGCTTATCCATCAGACCATAGGTCCTCTAGTCGTGGGACTGTGAGATTAGTTTTGGTTCTGGTGGGTTTGTTTTTGGTTATTTACATGGTGAGACCACCAACATTGCGGCACTCTAAGGCTTTGTCTTCATGTCCTCCATGTTTCTGTGACTGTGAGGAGGATCCCATGTTCTCGGCTATCG ATTGTGGTAAAAATGATCCTCAGTTGAATGAAGAGATGAAAAAGGACATTGCTACTTTACTAGCAGAGGAGATTAGCTTGCAGAAAAATGTTACTGATGACGTCTTGAATCGTACCAAAGCTCTAATTATGAGTGCGAAAAGAGCATCTTCACACTACCAAAAAGAATCAGAGAAGTGCAACATAGGGATAGATACATGTGAGGTAGGGAGGGAAAAGGCTGAAGCTGCATTGATAGAAGAGCGCAAGCTCTCTGCACTGTGGGAGACTCGAGCCATTGAGTTTGGCTGGAAGGACTAG